The following proteins come from a genomic window of Accipiter gentilis chromosome 2, bAccGen1.1, whole genome shotgun sequence:
- the MCM4 gene encoding DNA replication licensing factor MCM4 has product MSSPVSTPSRRRGGKRGRGSNPPTPQDARSPPSQKRRTEDSTSTGDLQPMPTSPPADLQSPSGPDALFSSPPQFRHAAIPLDFDISSPLTYGTPSSRVEGTPRSGVRGTPVRQRPDLGSARKARQVDLHSDGLAEDVATEQSLGQKLVIWGTDVNVASCKEKFQRFLQRFIDPLAKEDEDIGLDLNEPRYMQRLEEINMVGEPFLNVNCDHLRSFDENLYRQLICYPQEVIPTFDMAVNEIFFDRYPDSILEHQIQVRPYNALKTRNMRSLNPEDIDQLITISGMVIRSSQLIPEMQEAFFKCQVCAFTTRVEIDRGRIAEPSVCKNCNTTHSMALIHNRSMFSDKQMIKLQESPEDMPAGQTPHTVALFAHNDLVDKVQPGDRVNVTGIYRAVPIRVNPRISNVKSVYKTHIDVIHYRKTDAKRLHGVDEETEQKMFTEERVEMLKELSKKADVYERLSSALAPSIYEHEDIKKGILLQLFGGSRKDFTRTGRGNFRAEINILLCGDPGTSKSQLLQYVYNLVPRGQYTSGKGSSAVGLTAYVMKDPESRQLVLQTGALVLSDNGICCIDEFDKMNESTRSVLHEVMEQQTLSIAKAGIICQLNARTSILAAANPIESQWNPKKTTIENIQLPHTLLSRFDLIFLMLDPRDEAYDRRLARHLVSLYYRSEEKMEEEYMDMAVLRDYIAYARSYVNPRLSEEASQALIEAYVDMRKIGSGRGMVSAYPRQLESLIRLAEAHAKVRFSEKVETIDVEEAKRLHREALKQSATDPRTGIVDISILTTGMSATARKRKEELAQALRKLIQSKGKTPALKYQQLFDDLRAQSDTAVTKEMFEEALRALADDDFLTVTGKTVRLL; this is encoded by the exons ATGTCGTCGCCCGTCTCCACgcccagccgccgccgcggcggcaaGCGCGGCCGGGGCAGCAACCCCCCGACTC CGCAAGATGCTCGGTCTCCTCCTTCGCAGAAGCGTCGGACAGAGGACTCCACCTCCACCGGAGACCTGCAGCCCATGCCCACCTCCCCGCCCGCCGACCTGCAGAGCCCCAGCGGCCCCGATGCTCTCTTCTCCAGCCCCCCGCAGTTCCGCCACGCCG ctattCCTCTTGACTTCGATATCAGTTCACCTCTGACTTACGGCACACCCAGCTCCAGGGTAGAGGGTACTCCACGAAGTGGCGTACGAGGAACACCGGTTAGGCAGAGGCCGGATCTCGGGTCTGCCCGTAAAGCCAGACAAGTCGATTTACACTCAGATGGG CTGGCTGAGGATGTAGCAACTGAGCAATCTCTTGGACAAAAGCTTGTTATCTGGGGAACAGATGTTAACGTAGCCTCATGCAAGGAAAAATTCCAA AGATTTCTTCAGCGCTTCATTGATCCACTAGCTAAAGAGGATGAAGACATTGGCTTGGATCTTAATGAGCCACGCTACATGCAACGACTTGAAGAG ATTAATATGGTTGGAGAACCATTCCTGAATGTAAATTGTGACCATCTAAGATCATTTGATGAAAATCTTTATAGGCAACTGATCTGCTATCCTCAG GAAGTTATCCCAACATTTGACATGGCTGTCAATGAGATATTTTTTGATCGTTACCCTGATTCAATATTAGAACATCAAATTCAAGTAAGGCCTTATAATGCACTGAAGACTAGGAATATGAGAAGTCTAAATCCTGAAG ATATTGATCAGCTTATCACCATCAGTGGTATGGTCATCAGAAGCTCCCAGTTAATTCCAGAGATGCAAGAAGCATTCTTTAAATGCCAGGTTTGCGCTTTCACCACCAGAGTAGAAATCGATCGTGGCAGGATTGCTGAACCATCAGTATGCAAGAACTGTAACACAACGCACAGTATGGCACTGATTCACAATCGATCCATGTTCTCTGACAAACAGATG ATCAAACTGCAGGAGTCTCCTGAAGATATGCCAGCTGGACAGACCCCACATACGGTTGCGCTGTTTGCTCACAATGACCTTGTTGATAAAGTTCAGCCGGGTGATAGAGTTAATGTCACAG GTATCTACAGGGCAGTCCCAATTCGAGTTAATCCAAGGATCAGCAACGTAAAATCTGTCTATAAGACCCACATTGATGTAATACACTACCGCAAGACGGATGCAAAACGCCTGCATGGTGTTGATGAGGAAACAGAGCAAAAAATGTTTACAGAGGAACGTGTGGAAATGCTAAAAGAGCTTTCTAAAAAAGCAGACGTATATGAGAGACTTTCTTCAGCATTGGCCCCAAGTATCTATGAGCATGAAGATATCAAAAAG GGTATTCTGCTTCAACTTTTTGGGGGATCGAGAAAGGATTTTACTCGCACAGGAAGAGGCAATTTTCGTGCAGAGATCAACATTCTTCTCTGTGGTGATCCTGGCACTAGTAAATCACAGCTGCTCCAGTATGTGTATAACCTAGTTCCTCGAGGCCAGTATACATCTGGCAAAGGCTCAAGTGCAGTTGGTCTTACTGCATATGTGATGAAGGATCCAGAATCACGGCAACTGGTTCTTCAGACTGGTGCTCTAGTACTTAGTGACAATGGCATCTGCTGCATTGATGAGTTTgataaaatgaatgaaagcaCAAGATCAGTACTACATGAAGTAATGGAACAGCAGACTCTCTCCATTGCAAAG GCTGGAATTATTTGCCAACTGAACGCTCGTACATCTATCCTAGCAGCAGCTAACCCTATAGAATCCCAGTGGAATCCAAAAAAGACTACTATTGAAAATATTCAGCTTCCTCATACACTGTTGTCAAG ATTTGACTTGATCTTTTTAATGTTGGATCCACGTGATGAAGCTTATGACAGACGTCTTGCTCGCCATTTGGTTTCACTGTACTACCGAAGTGAAGAAAAGATGGAGGAGGAATACATGGATATGGCAGTATTGAGGGATTATATTGCATACGCTCGTAGTTACGTAAATCCCAGGTTAAGTGAAGAAGCAAGCCAAGCCCTTATTGAG GCATATGTGGACATGAGGAAGATTGGTAGTGGCAGGGGAATGGTTTCTGCATATCCTCGACAGCTTGAGTCTCTAATCCGACTCGCAGAAGCGCATGCTAAAGTACGCTTTTCTGAGAAAGTTGAAACAATCGACGTAGAAGAAGCAAAACGCCTCCATCGGGAAGCACTGAAACAGTCTGCTACTGATCCAAGGACCGGAATTGTGGACATATCCATTCTCACTACAG gAATGAGCGCAACAGCTCGTAAGCGGAAAGAGGAGTTGGCTCAAGCCTTGAGGAAGCTTATCCAGTCAAAGGGTAAAACACCAGCTTTGAAATACCAACAGCTTTTTGACGATCTCCGAGCACAGTCTGATACA gctgtcaCTAAGGAAATGTTTGAAGAAGCACTTCGTGCCTTGGCTGATGATGACTTCTTGACTGTGACTGGAAAGACTGTTAGACTGCTGTAA